One region of Aquipuribacter sp. SD81 genomic DNA includes:
- a CDS encoding carbohydrate ABC transporter permease — MSTATAPVPSAPSERREPARSPRPAPRRPVRRASVGGTVLAGVAWLAAALFFFPVFWMFVNGFKEEAVANSRPTLIFTPTLERYREVTADAIGLLTAGEAFLNSAVVVGVSVALTMVLAVPAAYALAIRPIPKWRDVLFFFISTKFLPIVGAILPLWIIGQTLGILNTWTILIILYTAMNLPLAVWMLRSFFSEVPVELLEAAQLDGAGLLRQIRSVLLPIVTPGLTATALLCLIFAWNEFFLAVQLNPADASTVPVWVTGNVSTRGNFLAKLSAASTLATLPVIIAGWVAQKRMIRGLAMGAIK, encoded by the coding sequence ATGAGCACCGCGACCGCGCCCGTCCCGTCCGCCCCCTCCGAGCGCCGCGAGCCGGCGCGCAGCCCGCGACCGGCCCCGCGGAGGCCCGTCCGCCGCGCCTCGGTGGGCGGCACCGTGCTCGCCGGCGTCGCGTGGCTCGCGGCCGCGCTGTTCTTCTTCCCCGTCTTCTGGATGTTCGTCAACGGGTTCAAGGAGGAGGCGGTCGCCAACAGCCGGCCCACGCTGATCTTCACCCCGACGCTCGAGCGCTACCGCGAGGTCACGGCCGACGCGATCGGCCTGCTGACGGCCGGGGAGGCGTTCCTCAACTCCGCCGTCGTCGTCGGCGTCTCCGTCGCGCTCACGATGGTGCTCGCCGTGCCGGCAGCCTACGCCCTCGCGATCCGACCCATCCCCAAGTGGCGCGACGTGCTGTTCTTCTTCATCTCGACGAAGTTCCTGCCCATCGTCGGCGCCATCCTGCCGCTGTGGATCATCGGGCAGACGCTCGGCATCCTCAACACCTGGACGATCCTCATCATCCTCTACACGGCGATGAACCTGCCGCTGGCGGTGTGGATGCTCCGGTCGTTCTTCAGCGAGGTGCCGGTGGAGCTGCTCGAGGCCGCGCAGCTGGACGGTGCGGGCCTGCTGCGCCAGATCCGCTCCGTGCTGCTGCCGATCGTCACCCCCGGCCTCACGGCGACCGCGCTGCTCTGCCTCATCTTCGCGTGGAACGAGTTCTTCCTCGCCGTGCAGCTCAACCCGGCCGACGCCTCGACCGTCCCGGTGTGGGTCACGGGCAACGTGAGCACCCGCGGCAACTTCCTCGCGAAGCTGTCCGCCGCCTCGACGCTCGCCACGCTGCCCGTCATCATCGCGGGCTGGGTGGCCCAGAAGCGCATGATCCGCGGCCTCGCCATGGGTGCCATCAAGTGA
- a CDS encoding ABC transporter substrate-binding protein, with the protein MTVHRKRHVGAVALTAPVVLALGLAACGSDDAGGTDGATGAAGDGGGDRSISVAVVGNPQMEDIASLTPEYFTAETGIDVEFTILEEQQLREITTRDVGAGGGQFDVVMTGLYEAPQFGENGWLLDLTEYAENDEAYDVDDIIPAVRTGLSTENGYWASPFYAESSFLMYRQDVLDEAGITMPDQPTWDEVAEIARTVDSDEMAGICLRGKPGWGDLGASLTTVVNTFGGTWWAANEDGSIGEAKITDPGFTEALNFYVDLIQDAGQDDAANSSFNECLNQYQQGSVAMWYDATVAAGLLEADDSPVKGQNGYAVAPVKETDASGWLWAWSLAIPATSSDPDTAWEFISWATSAEYIETAGENLPGGWAAVPPGTRTSTYENPSYQEAAAAFADKTLEAMEAAPIDDPGTEPRPGLPGVQFVGVPEFQDVGTRCTQEFSAAISGGQSVDAALESCQQIASSVSTR; encoded by the coding sequence ATGACCGTCCACAGGAAGCGGCACGTCGGTGCCGTGGCGCTCACCGCACCCGTCGTCCTGGCGCTCGGCCTCGCGGCCTGCGGCTCCGACGACGCCGGCGGGACCGACGGCGCCACCGGCGCGGCCGGCGACGGCGGTGGCGACCGCTCGATCAGCGTCGCCGTCGTCGGCAACCCGCAGATGGAGGACATCGCGAGCCTCACCCCCGAGTACTTCACGGCGGAGACGGGCATCGACGTCGAGTTCACGATCCTCGAGGAGCAGCAGCTCCGCGAGATCACGACGCGCGACGTCGGCGCGGGCGGCGGGCAGTTCGACGTCGTCATGACCGGCCTGTACGAGGCCCCGCAGTTCGGCGAGAACGGCTGGCTGCTCGACCTCACGGAGTACGCCGAGAACGACGAGGCGTACGACGTCGACGACATCATCCCGGCCGTCCGCACCGGCCTGTCGACCGAGAACGGCTACTGGGCCTCACCGTTCTACGCCGAGTCCTCGTTCCTCATGTACCGGCAGGACGTCCTCGACGAGGCCGGCATCACGATGCCGGACCAGCCGACGTGGGACGAGGTCGCCGAGATCGCCCGCACCGTCGACAGCGACGAGATGGCCGGCATCTGCCTGCGCGGCAAGCCCGGCTGGGGTGACCTCGGCGCGTCGCTGACGACCGTCGTCAACACCTTCGGCGGCACGTGGTGGGCGGCCAACGAGGACGGCTCCATCGGCGAGGCGAAGATCACGGACCCCGGCTTCACGGAGGCCCTGAACTTCTACGTCGACCTCATCCAGGACGCCGGCCAGGACGACGCCGCCAACTCCAGCTTCAACGAGTGCCTCAACCAGTACCAGCAGGGCAGCGTGGCGATGTGGTACGACGCCACAGTCGCGGCGGGCCTGCTCGAGGCCGACGACAGCCCGGTCAAGGGCCAGAACGGCTACGCGGTCGCCCCGGTCAAGGAGACCGACGCGTCGGGCTGGCTGTGGGCGTGGTCGCTCGCGATCCCCGCCACCTCCAGCGACCCCGACACGGCGTGGGAGTTCATCAGCTGGGCGACGAGCGCGGAGTACATCGAGACGGCCGGGGAGAACCTGCCCGGCGGCTGGGCGGCCGTGCCGCCCGGCACCCGCACCTCGACGTACGAGAACCCGTCGTACCAGGAGGCGGCCGCCGCCTTCGCCGACAAGACGCTCGAGGCGATGGAGGCCGCGCCGATCGACGACCCGGGCACCGAGCCGCGGCCCGGCCTGCCGGGCGTGCAGTTCGTCGGCGTGCCGGAGTTCCAGGACGTCGGCACCCGCTGCACGCAGGAGTTCTCCGCCGCCATCTCCGGCGGCCAGAGCGTCGACGCGGCGCTGGAGTCCTGCCAGCAGATCGCGAGCTCGGTCAGCACCCGCTGA
- a CDS encoding DeoR/GlpR family DNA-binding transcription regulator — translation MGPVAEPREAEPAAATATASGALVLSRLERQHSIAELAMADGRVDVGDLADRFQVTTETIRRDLAHLQEQRLVRRTHGGAVPWERWRYEPSVAVRDTEHPQEKQRIAQRAVAELQGEATLLIDSGTTTAQVARMLPHDRPLTVVTNSIPVMQALVHNEAVEVVLLGGRVKKSTLAIVDPTGADELSRIVVDLAFVGSDGVSPEHGFTTPHREEVEIKRAMLRAARRAVVLVDHSKFGNDHLHRIARVEEVDGVITGTELPEAEARAVSALGPMVTRA, via the coding sequence ATGGGACCCGTCGCCGAGCCGCGCGAGGCCGAGCCGGCCGCCGCGACGGCCACGGCCTCGGGTGCCCTCGTGCTGTCCCGCCTGGAGCGGCAGCACTCGATCGCCGAGCTCGCGATGGCCGACGGCCGGGTCGACGTCGGCGACCTCGCCGACCGGTTCCAGGTGACGACGGAGACGATCCGGCGCGACCTCGCGCACCTGCAGGAGCAGCGCCTCGTGCGCCGCACGCACGGCGGCGCGGTGCCGTGGGAGCGCTGGCGGTACGAGCCGAGCGTCGCGGTGCGCGACACCGAGCACCCGCAGGAGAAGCAGCGGATCGCGCAGCGCGCGGTGGCGGAGCTGCAGGGCGAGGCCACGCTGCTCATCGACTCCGGCACCACCACCGCGCAGGTCGCGCGCATGCTGCCGCACGACCGCCCGCTCACGGTGGTGACGAACTCGATCCCCGTCATGCAGGCCCTCGTGCACAACGAGGCCGTCGAGGTGGTGCTCCTCGGCGGGCGCGTCAAGAAGAGCACGCTCGCGATCGTCGACCCGACCGGCGCCGACGAGCTGTCGCGCATCGTCGTCGACCTCGCGTTCGTCGGCTCCGACGGCGTGTCCCCCGAGCACGGCTTCACCACGCCCCACCGCGAGGAGGTCGAGATCAAGCGGGCCATGCTGCGCGCCGCGCGCCGCGCGGTCGTGCTCGTCGACCACTCGAAGTTCGGCAACGACCACCTGCACCGCATCGCGCGGGTGGAGGAGGTCGACGGCGTCATCACCGGCACGGAGCTGCCGGAGGCCGAGGCCCGCGCGGTCAGCGCGCTCGGGCCGATGGTGACGCGGGCCTGA
- a CDS encoding carbohydrate ABC transporter permease: MTAQAPPAPPDTPTATPRPAPAGRRPESAWLRRAPLLPALVFTIVVTQVPFLFSIYYSLTEWRVVPPTPRTFVGFENYVRGWGDPFFLRAAWTSVWMTVAAVLLSLVIGTALALLLDRKFPGRGVARTLMITPFLVMPVVAGLVWSNQMFSSQFGVLNWVITSLGFDAVSFVQVAPGWSIVTVLVWQWSPFMMLIVLAGLQGQPGEVLEAARVDGAGPFGIFRWITLPLLRPYLELGILLGSIYLVQVFDHIVVITGGGPGSTNIPYFVYQRSIGGGWDFGLASSFSILVVIASIIIATLALRLLSNLISKDPNA, from the coding sequence GTGACCGCGCAGGCGCCCCCCGCACCGCCCGACACCCCGACCGCGACGCCCCGTCCGGCACCTGCCGGGCGACGCCCCGAGAGCGCCTGGCTGCGCCGCGCGCCGCTCCTGCCGGCACTGGTCTTCACCATCGTCGTCACCCAGGTGCCGTTCCTGTTCAGCATCTACTACAGCCTCACCGAGTGGCGGGTCGTGCCGCCCACGCCACGGACCTTCGTCGGCTTCGAGAACTACGTGCGCGGCTGGGGCGACCCGTTCTTCCTGCGGGCGGCGTGGACCTCGGTGTGGATGACCGTCGCGGCGGTGCTGCTGTCGCTCGTCATCGGCACGGCGCTCGCGCTGCTGCTGGACCGGAAGTTCCCGGGCCGCGGCGTCGCGCGCACCCTCATGATCACGCCGTTCCTCGTCATGCCCGTCGTCGCGGGCCTGGTGTGGAGCAACCAGATGTTCTCCAGCCAGTTCGGGGTCCTCAACTGGGTCATCACCTCGCTCGGCTTCGACGCGGTGTCGTTCGTGCAGGTGGCGCCCGGCTGGAGCATCGTCACGGTGCTCGTGTGGCAGTGGTCGCCGTTCATGATGCTCATCGTGCTGGCGGGGCTCCAGGGCCAGCCCGGTGAGGTGCTCGAGGCCGCGAGGGTCGACGGCGCCGGACCGTTCGGGATCTTCCGCTGGATCACGCTGCCGCTGCTGCGGCCCTACCTCGAGCTCGGGATCCTGCTCGGGTCCATCTACCTCGTGCAGGTCTTCGACCACATCGTCGTCATCACCGGCGGCGGACCGGGCTCGACGAACATCCCGTACTTCGTCTACCAGCGCTCGATCGGCGGCGGCTGGGACTTCGGCCTCGCGTCGTCCTTCAGCATCCTCGTCGTCATCGCGTCGATCATCATCGCGACGCTCGCGCTGCGGCTGCTGTCGAACCTCATCTCGAAGGACCCGAACGCATGA